CGAATAAGAGGTGCCCTTTCTTATGGAGCTCAAAGGCTTGGAGAAATAATTGCGTTGCCAGGAGAAGCAATGGGTGGTAGACTTGAGAAGTTCTTTATGAACACTTTGGACAGAAATGGTAGGGGTCAAAGGCCTGATGCTGATGTTCCTGTCCCTGCATTTGGTACTGGAAGATCGGAGGCGTCTGATCTCAATGGAGACTATGACAAGTATTACAGTGGTCTCCTACATGGCCAGTGGTATCACAGTTATGCATTGCCTGTACCTCCTCAGCCCAGTTCGCCATCATCACCTTCACAAATCAAGCTGAAAAGTGCTAGGGATGTGCTGCCTCAGTTGCTGCAAAGCAAGCAGAATATTCTTTCTCAAAGAGGCACAGAGGTGTTCTTCCCAAGGCAAAAATGTCACCCTTATGCTTCACAAGTCCATGTGGCTATTTCTGGTATTGATACAATGAGGAAGTCAAGAGGAACAGGCACATACATCCCTGACATGGTATATCTGTACTCTGCTGTTTTTCTTGCTAATATGACCACATGACTTAGTTTTGCTGcagtaaaaacaaaatgaatgatCAGTCACTGAATGAAGATGCTTGAATTTTGCAGTGCCATAATCGTTACAAAGATTTGCTATTATGGATGACAATGAGCAATCCAGATTCTAGTCATAgaccattgttgaaatcaccTCGAAAGAGTGACTATGCTGAAGATTCCCCAACGTCGGTGAAGAGTAGGAATGGCAACTGCCTTAATATCTCACCAGGGATGGAGAAGAGTGAGAATGGCAGCTGCCTCGATCTTTCACTAGATCAATTCCCACTTCTTCCTTGCAGTGAGAATTCCATGTCATCAGAAATCCATCATTCGTATCAAACCACCACAAAGGCTAGCCAGGCCAAGAATTGTTCTGCCACCTTAGGGAATATTCAATTTGGATCCTTACCATTACTGCCAGGAATGCCTTCATCAGCGGCGAAGAAGCAAGCAGATTCAGGAGTTTTAACATCTATGGATAGAATGCCAGCTgtccagagaaaaaaaatgcagaagCAACAAGGGTTCTTGGAGAGTCCTGAGAAAATGTATGGTATTCTCTATCACATtaaggttttgatgatgatataaaaattcTCTGCATTTCATTTGTACTGCTTGGTGCACTACAGGGTTCACAGACAACATTTTCAAGTGAAGAATGATACAGACTTTCCCCCTCTCTGACCACCAGGGCACTCACATGTGGAGATTTAAGTAAAAGAGTGGAACTACAGCTCAACAGAAATGCTGATACCTAACCTGACATGGATCCTTACTTACACAGAAATAACGCTGCCCTGGGAAGGCTTGAaatacaattttgtttttgttttccttctgtCAAACCCCAATAATGGAAGCATTTTTGTTGAGGAGGGTCCTTGGATGGGTTTCTCATCCTTTCCACCTCTTTTGAAAAACCTAAGGTACTCTATAGGAACTTTTGTCAGGAAAAAATGGTTATTTTTCTATCCTCTCTCATCCTCGCTAAAGCTTTCTTCACTGTTTGGTGAGCATTCAGCGAGGAGTTTTTAAAGCTTGTATCAGGGTGCTTTCTGTGataacacttttttctttttatcaaccTATGTGTTTGCTGCTTTGCTTTGAAGCAAACTCCACTTAAAAGTCAAGTGTTTGGCAAGGGAATTTAGGTTCAATATTTACCATGCACTTCCTAGTATTTTGCCGTATGTTTTTATCAATGCTTTACACTTTGGTTCCTGTACTTTGCTTTGGTTCCTATAGTTTGCGTAGTTTATGATTTAGTTATGAAAACTCGTTTTCTTCATGTTTCAATtcctaaattttcaataaaaataaaaataaaaataaaaaagaaaatcacaagaaaatgataagaaaagaaagattttttacATCATATTCCAACTTTAGTTTCTATGTAATAGTTAGAAttcttaaaaacatttattttaattttttcagattaaataaaaacaaatttcaagaattttcttttaGCAGCACAAAAGAATCTAGCTAGtaaaatcctaataacttctgtaatatttttatttatcttcaaCTAATATTAATGTgatcatttctctctttttttttttgaattaacatTAATGATGATGTTCAATTTGCAAAGATTTATATACTCTTACCATTTCTTTACTATTGAATAACAATAAATtcctatattattattttcaaaaaaacaaaaaccccttGCAACTTCTGATTCCCTTAATAATCGTCATTTTATATCAAAAGATCAAAACAGCACAACACAACAAATCATTGGTCAAATAAGCTCATCTTTCAGAGCTCTCAATCAAATATGAACCTATTTGAACCggtgaaatgaaaaatattcacAGCAGAATTGTTATCGAACAATAGTACTCTAGGGCAGGACAgcagttatttatttttgtccaCACAATATTTTACAAAGTTGCAGACCGAGCTTGTACAGGGTCACACACTTGATTACTCACAATCCACAAGTGCTTTACATATGGGTATAAAAGGACTTTCTTCTATGTGATCAACTTACATTCCTTGCCATGCACGGGAGAGCAAAATCACCCCGCGATCTTCAACCACTGTTGTCCATATAGAAACTAATTTTCAGAGTGGTACACTGACTGAGGAGTAAAGATAAATATTAGGCAATCATGAGCATCAACTCGAGCACCAAATGACGCCACTGCATCTACCACGATATCTTTGTGCTGCAAGCGAAAAGGGATGCCAAGTGACCataaaattagaagtttgaAGGAATACTAGCTCAAGCAAGTCTTAAGAACTCAATAAGAACAATCTAAGACCCCAGACACGAATAACTGAGAAAAATGGACTGTTGAATGCCTGAAActggttatttatttattttatagcaaTTCTATAGCAGGACATGTTCATATGGAAATGTTAGAATTCACGGTCACACATGCATATTGCCTAAAGCGCACCAAGTTAAACTACAGGAAATGTATGAACAAAATGGACACCAAGCCGGTGCGACAGGTGATAGTTGGTGTTTTAACTATACAACAGAACAACACCAAAAGTCAATACTCAATAAACAGTAAGTAATAAACCCAATAAAGATTAATGTTCTATGTGAaatgttaaaacttaaaaacctTGAAGAATTGCAAAAGTCTTGGCATGGGTTAAAGTCAAGCAAATAAACTCAGATTCCTAAACATGATTGAGGGTGATCATGCAGCAAAGTGGCAATTGCTACCTGATTAGgcaatattgaaatttttttagtttctaaaacATCACTGAAGCTATTGTTTGGGTCTTCTAATATTGAAAACCTGTTCCAGATTCAATTTCCTCACCTGCCACAGGTCTCTTACACTGACACTAGTGCTGGATTCGAGCCCAAGTGCATCCCATCCAGCGGTGATAGTTGCAGCTTTTGAACATCGATTCCAGAGAGCAACAACTATGCGATGGCCAGACAAAGGACCTGCCCAGACCTGTAAAACACGATCACAATTATGGTTAAAAACAGGCTTGTTAAGTAGAATTATTGTCAACAAACTCACTCAGTATGACATTAAATTTTACCATATAAATTTTTGTCAACCAAAAACATTACAAACTATGATGTCGTTTCTGCTTATTTTTGCAGCAAGCAATCTTTAGTACTTTTATAGATAGCATGAGTGGGTGAAGATTCTTTTCCATTGATACCCCAAGCAAGAGTGGATACAATTCCTCTtcaattggaaaaaatataCAGAATGAAATGTAAATTTGACCCAGAAACGTTCAATTACTTGTCCATAATTCATGTAAAATATTGGTTGAATAGGCTATAAATTGGTGTGAGAGAGCAGGACCTGTAGGCAACCATCAGTTCCGGTAGAATAGACCTTCCTTCCCTGAATCCCTAGCGAATCTGTAAACGAAATCCTTGCTTAATTTTCCAGACAGAATAATATGAAGAGAAATGATAGGAAAATAATACCATTACCACCAACAACAAACTGGAACACACCCCCTAGCCCCCATCAAACTAACAGAGAGAGGATGGACTTCACCTTGATTTACAGCAATGATCTCCTTGTTGGTTAGAATTTCAATAGTTTCTGCAGTCATGTTTCTTACATCACAACCAATCAAAAGGGGGGCCTGCACAACCAAGCTCCCAATAAGTTTATAAAGGACACAAAGTCAGACCCAGCAGAAAAATATGACACTATGTTCATGCAAACTCAAAATGAAGCAAAATTCCTCGACATGGAGTGCGAAGGAAGTTCCCAGAGCAGCACAGCTGATAAATGCATTTATGACAAAAACATTAACATGTAAACAAGGGTCAAAAGGAAACTTAAGCATATTATAAACAACCACGCAACTCACATCCGactcaaaaaaacattaacatgaACAACATGGGATGAATTAGATGACTTTTCTCGTTGGTTAGCTCTGTTGATGATATTTTCCATCTGAAGTGCTATCTTGATAAAATTCATGTAACACTTGATGAAAATCAAACTACTTAATAATTGTGGACATTATCTTTCTGGCTTGCAAAAGGGAACATATATTTGAAGCCAGATTAGGATAAAGAAACCGAATTTGGAGGAGAGACCTTCATTAAGGCCCAGATGCTAAAATGAGCACGATACTCATGGTAAGTCATACCACCATTGCCAACTTCCAACATATCAGGATCTgaccagaaaaaaataagatggcAAATATGTCAAATCTATTGAAGCACCATGCCAAAACTTTCATGTAATCATATTCACAAAGATCTCATTTTTACCATTCCATCCACCAGGTCCAGCATAGGATGCCCATTTATCATTCAGATCGGCTGTGGTAGTCATGCTTAACAACAAGGAACATAACTCAATCAGTCTGACAAACAATATATAGATAAGAAATTCATATATTTCCAACACTTCTATTCTAAAACAGTCTTAGACAGTCATTAACAAAATATGTTCAAGATCTTAGGATGAGATGGGAATTTAGTAACAGCAGGATATGATGCGCGCAGGCATTTAAACTCTGCATGAGTCcacagaaaaaagaaaccttTAAAGGTATGCATTTTGTGAATTCATGTAACTGAAGGcaatacaaaattgaaaaacatgcaATGAGGCTTGATATCAATGTCTAACcatgttttttaacttttttcaatttgcaACAGTAGACGCTACAGGAACCTCAAGTATTTATTTCAGCATTGAACATCTGCAGTAGACCCTGCTCCAAAAATCTTCTGGTCTTAAATGGTTTATATTATAACTATGGGAGTGAACAATATAACTAAATGTCATATTTTACCCAAAAGATCTTCTGATCTGAAATGGTTTACTATTGAAGAATTCTCAACCAAGTTTCTAAACCAGGGCTCACACTTTTAAAAGGGTATATTTGACATGATTTAGTGCCAAAGAACAGATGATCCTGGTAAGCCTTTACAATTCATCCTTTAgcaatatgattttgttttattccaCATTGTAATTACAGGGCTGCTGGTAGATGAGCGTGTGACTGTAAAGTtaggtttatttgtttttccttcatttAGTGGAAATCAAGCATTTTTCCAGAGTAATTCTAAGATTTCAATAAGAAAGGACCATTCCTTTTTTCGGTCAGGAATGACAAAGGGACTCGTGCTAAGAAAGCTTAAATAACCAAAAAGTTTAGTTATATATATCTGAAGTACACTTAGCATGATATGTGCTGTACGAATAATATACCAAGCATTGGAGTCAGAAGTTTAACCTTGCCCATGAATCATTGATGTCATCTGTTGTACGCCAACTATTTCCAACTTTACCAGCCCATAATGCAGGGTCATCTACTCCCCTGTCAAAACCAAAACAAGAGGGTTAAAATCACTCAATGTGACAGCGAACTAGGACAGTCACACAAGTAAAGAAAGTACAAGGTTTACCATTCacaaagtgaataaaaaattgtGCGTCCAGTTGAGTTTAGAGCATCACGCATCGGTGGATATCTGGAAAAGATCAGATCACATAAGATCAACCTAGAGGTAATTGATGATGATTATTTAGCAGTTAGATGACCCCGTGAAGGAGATAAAACCTTTCTTTTGGATTGATGCCCAAATTGAAACAGTTGTCATACTTCAAATAATCTACACCCTGAggacataaaataaatcattaatttacAATAACATTCCCCtgtcaaaaataaagaaaagaaaaaccatgtaATAATTAATGAAACCTCACATGTTGTAAGTGACTAGACACAGAATATGTATACTTCAGCAGGAAAGGGGCAATGAAGTGAATGTCCAACTAGTTTTAAAGCCCATTTGTTCCTATGATTCTTGATGAATTTATAGCAAGTAGAAGatcaataaaacattttaaacaatGACTCATGAGTCAAGATGTTAGCTGATTCCACCATTTATTGttcttgaattaattatttttaatgatggtCTGACTCCTCATTTACATACAATAGCAAAAAGCAGTTCAACTCCAATGCACAAACAAACACCCCCAAGAAAATTAAGAAGCATTTGATAACAAGGGACACAGAAACTCACCCAAGAAGCAAAAAGTTCTGCATCATCTTTTTCATGGAGAAGCGATCCCGGTCGAACTTCACATGTAAAAGCCCTATAAAAATGAGTTTGGTGAGTCTAGGAGTGAATGGAGACTGAAATAGCAGTAACACACTTTTGGTTTTAGAATAAGTGCCCATTTATTATGATCTAATTTCAAGGCCTCCAAGCGAGTGCTGAAGAGAGTTCATCCTACCCAGCATCAGAATAAATGCCAAGCTTGAGGCCCTTCTCATGAACATAATCAGCAAGAGCTTTAATTCCCGATGGAAAGGTTTTTGGATCAGGGATCAGTTGACcctatgaaagaaaagaagtcaTAATAAGAAACTTGGCATTATTAGCAACATCAAAACTTCATCAGTTCATTCCTTTCTTGTGCACAAAGTAGGATCATATTGACAGTAAACACATTCCTAGAAAGAAGAAAGTACTGATATTAGACTGGGACCAGGgtcttcttttaattattaatttctggTACCATTGAAAGCAGAAATTCAAAATCTCACAGAAAAATGAAGGTAAAAGCAAAAAGATCAATAAAACTAGCAAACAGTAGTGAATGTATCTTCTAAGAAAATACACATTTCTTCCCATGAAACATAAGATAGCTCATAGGGATCTCATGGAATTGTTGATCTCGTAGCAGTTGCATAAAATTTCACATAAATCGCCGCAGAGATATTTCTTTAtatctacttttttatttaatagattttgttAAAGTGCAGAAGAAGGCTTTATTAAGCTACACAGATAGAACTATAGCTTTCCTTTGTTGTGGGTCTATTCTGCACAGCACGTGTTTTATCTTCTAAGAAGATAGAGATTTGTTCCCGTGAACAATAAGATAGCTCATAGACAAATTAGACCAATCAAGATtggaaacagaaaaaaagaaagaaaacaactgACCTTTGAATCTCGTTTTGTGGAAGACCAGCAATCATCTGCATTGAATGAATTGAGATGAGTATATAACAGAATAAAATAAGAAGTTCAGGAAAATAAGTGAAAATGCTGGATGAATACCTATGTTGACATACACATAACCCAGCTCAGCCAAGCCGGTTGAAATAAGTGCATCAGCTGTTAAGCATGGAAGTGAACGTCAGTATTTTTAGTGTAGTTTTCGACCAAAGAAGAAAGAGATGTGCACAATCTTTGGGATCCTTTAAAATCTGATTTTGAAACCCCATGGAGCTGTAATGGATAACACGTTCAAATATCTTTTGTACATGTAGGCATCAGTTCACACAAGCAAACTTTCACTAATTCAAGAAAGCAAAAGGAGTTTTAATGTATGATTGGTCTAATCTATTTTATGAAATGCAGGGTAACAGTATTAACAcagatttctaatttttaacaCACCAACCCAGCCAGAGGAAcagttttctatttttcaccAGTTATGCAGCACACGGAAATACTATATTCCAACTTCCTTGGAATTTGCTAGCAATTATCAGCACTCAACTGCAATTTTAGTCccaacttctgattcaagtcaATTCTCATTAATAATCTTAACAAAGAAAGAACCATAAATGCAAGTAGTGTATATGAGCAAGCATCAGTATCGACAAAATGGATAACAAAAGGATGAGAACGGGAAAACAAAAGCACACCTGTTTCCTTGATGACGGTTTCATTGATATTGCAGGCAAAGAAATTCCAGCTATTCCATCTGCAAAAACACCCACATCATACAACcattcaaaatcaaacacaataaaatttcaCAAAATGATAGCTTTCCCGCTCGCATCAGTGAAgtaaattacagaaaaaaaagtCCCTCCTGATTATAAGCAAAACCCAAGACCTGTAATTCCCCAGAAAACTAGATATCCAATAAAATCCAACTcccaaaatactaaaaaaaaaaaaaagtgaaggaaAAAGGCGTTAGAGAGAGACCCCATCTGAGGAGTTCTAGCCAATCCATTATTGAGCTGGAAAATCCCATAATTTGAAGTAGAAAAAACGTTATTGAATGATCTGCTATACCCATAACTCCCTTCCTCGTATCCCTGCAAAAGAGGCGCTATGCTGCCTGCAAATGCCACCTTAAGTACCCATGATAAACTTGAACCCAATAGAAACAATACAAAGTAACAAGTAATCTTCATTCCCATTAATCCAATGTAATCAAACAAAATACTTTTCTATCAATCTTATGATCTTTTGGTTCTGTAACCAAAACAGAGAGGATGCTTGATTGACTGAATCACTTTGACTCGGACAGGACATAACACACAAAGTGACGGGGATATGAAGAACTTGCGGGAATAAtctattttataattgaaaatgatAATCATGTCTAGAATTTGTGTAtcgaatttttatattttcttaatgtgACCTCTCTACGCTTCATATCTATCCAAGAAAAATGCGATATCTCCATCCAGCTTCCGTCCAAAGTCGTGTCAGTACGTGACCTACCATCTTCTGGATGAATGTTAACTTGCAACTTAATTTCTAGTGAAGATAGGTAACAATTTCACAAATTAAAATGGATCGTGGAGTTATAAACTTAACTTATGGTGCAGCTgttttttggaaaatatttttagaaaattagtttttaatattttatatttatttattattaaaaaaattgatcatttccagttaaaaaaatttgatttgattttctaaaaagtattttctttttattttggatggaaaacaAACACtctctgaaaattataaaaattttagaaacgttatattatttactgattatatcaaaattgatcctcaaacttttaattactctatatatatatatattgtcttgaatatttttttttaatttcatcccttaaaatttaatttttatattaacttagagtttgtttatttttatgtttgaaaaaggtttttgattttttttagttttttttacttcaaattaatattttttggttttttaaattattttaatgtactgatataaaaaataatttaaatataaaaatattattttaatatattttaaaataaaaaattattttaaaaattaaacactatcCACCTCTCATATTTTCATTTACCCTCTTGAAAAGGGAAACATATTGAGTCCACCAAGAAGGTGGATGCGTGACCAATTCGTTAAAAAAGGATGCACAGTCAGGTTAAATTGTGTGGGAGAAGACACGTAGGCGGATCCTCTACAAGAGGATGAATGGTCCAGTCTTGCTGACGTGGGCCACCTATTCACTCCGCCAAGAAGGGTGGACGCGTGGGCAGTCCATTGAAGGGGACCACAAGATTTGGCAAACCCAAAACATGTTAAGAATAAAAGAAGAttaattccaaaaacaaaactataaaaaagaaaaagaaaaagatatagCAGGTAAATAAAGTTGTATGCAAAAActgtaaagaaaaaagagagattgcgataagaaaaagaaaagaaaagaaataaatagtaaaaagctatgaataaattatatatatatagaattaatcaTCATTTTTAACCACGGGGTTgcctatatataatattatagagataaaatttcatataaatataaaagtttaatCCTATACAAGCTCTTATGGTATATAACAACTATATAATTTCAATCCTAATacattttattatcttttattcgCACACATTTCTTTGGCTGATGTATGTGTTTGTGTCGATTAATAATATACTTGATTGTTAATCTCTaatataaatcttaattttctgTTCGATGGTCGATTTCATCGTTCGTTACTTGGATGATaatcaattttagttttctttgctAGTTTGCTT
This genomic interval from Populus nigra chromosome 11, ddPopNigr1.1, whole genome shotgun sequence contains the following:
- the LOC133706286 gene encoding uncharacterized protein LOC133706286 isoform X2, coding for MGNLQRSLSPSSLSTSSSSSSSSLGPHPLQIDPELWLMAEKRTQEILYTIQPTFASEHKRMEVIDYIQSLIKYYFTVEVFAFGSVPLKTYLPDGDIDLMVLSHQNMEEELARGVCTLLQREELDPEFQVNDVQYIHAQVKLVKCSVKNISVDISFNQMAGPSALCFLEQVDQLIGQDHLFKRSIILIKAWCFYESRILGAHHGLISTYALQILVLNIINVFHSSLPDPLAVLYKFLDYYSAFDWDNYCASINGPIPISSFPQTDSTQDNGNESLISQEFLRNFRDKFAFPMKELENGAHEFPIKHLNIVDPLKSSNNLGRSVNKGNFHRIRGALSYGAQRLGEIIALPGEAMGGRLEKFFMNTLDRNGRGQRPDADVPVPAFGTGRSEASDLNGDYDKYYSGLLHGQWYHSYALPVPPQPSSPSSPSQIKLKSARDVLPQLLQSKQNILSQRGTEVFFPRQKCHPYASQVHVAISGIDTMRKSRGTGTYIPDMCHNRYKDLLLWMTMSNPDSSHRPLLKSPRKSDYAEDSPTSVKSRNGNCLNISPGMEKSENGSCLDLSLDQFPLLPCSENSMSSEIHHSYQTTTKASQAKNCSATLGNIQFGSLPLLPGMPSSAAKKQADSGVLTSMDRMPAVQRKKMQKQQGFLESPEKMVHRQHFQVKNDTDFPPL
- the LOC133668553 gene encoding alpha-galactosidase 3 translates to MGMKITCYFVLFLLGSSLSWVLKVAFAGSIAPLLQGYEEGSYGYSRSFNNVFSTSNYGIFQLNNGLARTPQMGWNSWNFFACNINETVIKETADALISTGLAELGYVYVNIDDCWSSTKRDSKGQLIPDPKTFPSGIKALADYVHEKGLKLGIYSDAGAFTCEVRPGSLLHEKDDAELFASWGVDYLKYDNCFNLGINPKERYPPMRDALNSTGRTIFYSLCEWGVDDPALWAGKVGNSWRTTDDINDSWASMTTTADLNDKWASYAGPGGWNDPDMLEVGNGGMTYHEYRAHFSIWALMKAPLLIGCDVRNMTAETIEILTNKEIIAVNQDSLGIQGRKVYSTGTDGCLQVWAGPLSGHRIVVALWNRCSKAATITAGWDALGLESSTSVSVRDLWQHKDIVVDAVASFGARVDAHDCLIFIFTPQSVYHSEN